In a genomic window of Micromonospora cremea:
- a CDS encoding DUF6104 family protein, producing the protein MYFTDRGIEELVERRGDEQVTLEWLGERLRDFVDLNPDFETPIERLATYLARLDDPDDE; encoded by the coding sequence ATGTACTTCACCGACCGTGGTATCGAGGAGCTGGTTGAGCGCCGGGGCGACGAGCAGGTGACCCTGGAATGGCTCGGCGAGCGCCTGCGTGATTTCGTGGACCTCAACCCCGACTTCGAAACCCCCATCGAGCGCCTGGCCACCTACCTGGCCCGCCTCGACGACCCCGACGACGAGTAA
- a CDS encoding lysophospholipid acyltransferase family protein, which translates to MTAAPHDLWRPSSGCDEGCLPAAGEVPTVSAARRVLRLVAAAGMLLAGAGLVVLLPVLPAPERRAAVRGWARGTARAFGVRLVIRGRLPRRRALLVANHVSWLDVLAVLAVAPSRMVAKREIRSWPVVGLLAAAAGTVFVDRSRPRALPATVRRVADALRAGRSVAVFPEGTTWCAGNRAADCRPGGGFRPATFQAAIDTGSPVVPLRLVHRCAATGSATTAGAFLGADTLLRSVARVIAARELVVTVTVAAALHPARDADRRLLARAAESAVHLLPPAGAAARARLRPLSAMTTAAPVSSPVAGRELDLAA; encoded by the coding sequence GTGACCGCCGCGCCGCACGACCTCTGGCGGCCCTCGTCCGGCTGCGACGAGGGGTGCCTGCCGGCTGCCGGCGAGGTGCCCACGGTGTCGGCGGCCCGCCGGGTGCTCCGGTTGGTCGCCGCCGCCGGCATGCTGCTGGCCGGGGCGGGCCTGGTGGTGCTGCTGCCCGTGCTGCCGGCACCGGAGAGGCGGGCGGCGGTCCGCGGCTGGGCCCGAGGCACCGCACGCGCCTTCGGCGTCCGGCTGGTGATCCGGGGCCGACTGCCCCGGCGGCGCGCGCTGCTGGTCGCCAACCATGTCTCGTGGCTGGACGTCCTCGCGGTGCTGGCGGTCGCGCCGAGCCGGATGGTGGCGAAGCGGGAGATCCGCTCCTGGCCGGTGGTGGGCCTGCTCGCGGCGGCGGCGGGGACGGTCTTCGTGGACCGGTCCCGGCCGCGGGCGCTGCCGGCCACCGTGCGCCGGGTCGCCGACGCGCTGCGCGCCGGCCGGTCGGTCGCGGTCTTTCCGGAGGGTACGACCTGGTGCGCCGGGAACCGCGCGGCCGACTGTCGCCCCGGCGGCGGGTTCCGGCCCGCGACGTTCCAGGCGGCCATCGACACCGGCAGCCCGGTGGTGCCGCTGCGGCTCGTTCACCGGTGCGCGGCCACCGGATCGGCCACCACGGCCGGCGCCTTCCTCGGGGCGGACACCCTGCTGCGCTCGGTGGCGCGGGTGATCGCGGCGCGGGAACTGGTGGTGACGGTGACGGTCGCTGCCGCACTGCATCCAGCCCGCGACGCCGACCGGCGGTTGCTGGCCCGGGCCGCCGAGTCGGCCGTACACCTGCTGCCCCCGGCGGGTGCCGCGGCGCGGGCCCGGCTGCGTCCGCTGTCCGCCATGACCACGGCCGCTCCCGTGTCGTCGCCGGTCGCCGGCCGGGAACTGGACCTGGCGGCCTGA
- the pta gene encoding phosphate acetyltransferase, which produces MARSVYLTSVGSGGGKSTVALGLAELLSRQVGRIGVFRPLVADTGPDPILALLSERYRIEQPLAELAGMSYAEATALVADGRREELISAVVERYRAVERQCPAVVVVGSDFDDPGDPARPRELAFNARLATEFGSVVVPVVDGFGQEPAAVAAAVRGAYHDLADLGATVLAVIANRVPGPMTLPDLPVPAYAIPEVPSVSAPTVAEVAAALGATLLAGDDAALGRDVLDFVVGAAHVPTLLDHLTDGALVITPGDRADLLVAASAAHVAGQVSVAGLVLTLGEQPDPRVMRLVEGMNTGLAVLSVRSDSYDTVAASSRIEGRPSAANPRKVEAALGAFERCVDTDDLARRLRVSRSTRVTPLMFENELIDRARSQRRHLVLPEGADERILRAAEILLRRGVVELTLLGRPDDIARRTRELGIDLGDAHLVDPVTSAWRDDFAAEYAQLRAHRGVTAELAHDIVAQPNYFGTLMVSTGRADGMVSGATQTTAATIRPAFEIIRTLPEVSVASSVFFMLLADRVLVYGDCAVNRDPDAAQLADIAISSADTAARFGIEPRVAMLSYSTGSSGAGADVEKVAAATALVRERRPDLLVEGPIQYDAAIDPAVAATKLPGSPVAGRATVFIFPDLNTGNNTYKAVQRSAGAVAVGPVMQGLRRPVNDLSRGATVPDIVNTVAITAIQAATEEAS; this is translated from the coding sequence GTGGCCCGGAGTGTGTATCTGACGAGTGTGGGATCGGGCGGGGGTAAGTCGACCGTCGCCCTCGGGCTGGCCGAGTTGCTGTCCCGCCAGGTCGGGCGGATCGGCGTGTTCCGGCCACTGGTCGCCGACACCGGCCCGGACCCGATCCTCGCCCTGCTCAGCGAGCGTTACCGGATCGAGCAGCCGCTCGCCGAGCTGGCCGGGATGAGCTATGCCGAAGCCACCGCACTTGTCGCCGACGGTCGGCGGGAGGAGCTGATCTCCGCCGTCGTCGAGCGCTACCGGGCGGTGGAGCGGCAGTGCCCGGCGGTGGTCGTGGTGGGCAGCGACTTCGACGACCCGGGCGACCCGGCCCGCCCCCGGGAGCTGGCCTTCAACGCCCGGCTGGCCACCGAGTTCGGCAGCGTGGTGGTGCCGGTGGTGGACGGCTTCGGGCAGGAGCCGGCGGCCGTCGCGGCCGCCGTGCGGGGGGCGTACCACGATCTGGCCGACCTGGGCGCAACCGTGCTCGCGGTGATCGCCAACCGGGTGCCCGGGCCGATGACCCTGCCCGACCTGCCGGTGCCGGCGTACGCCATCCCGGAGGTGCCCAGCGTGTCGGCGCCAACGGTGGCCGAGGTGGCGGCGGCGCTCGGCGCCACCCTGCTCGCCGGGGACGACGCGGCGCTCGGGCGGGACGTGCTGGACTTCGTGGTCGGCGCCGCACACGTGCCCACGCTGCTGGACCACCTCACCGATGGCGCCCTGGTGATCACCCCCGGGGACCGCGCCGACCTGCTCGTCGCCGCCAGCGCCGCGCACGTGGCCGGGCAGGTGTCGGTGGCCGGGCTGGTGCTGACCCTCGGCGAGCAGCCCGACCCGCGGGTGATGCGGCTGGTGGAGGGGATGAACACCGGGTTGGCGGTGCTCTCCGTACGCAGTGACAGCTACGACACGGTGGCCGCGTCCAGCCGGATCGAGGGCCGGCCCAGCGCCGCCAATCCGCGCAAGGTGGAGGCCGCGCTCGGCGCGTTCGAGCGCTGCGTGGACACCGACGACCTTGCCCGCCGGCTGCGCGTCAGCCGGTCGACCCGGGTCACCCCCCTGATGTTCGAGAACGAGCTGATCGACCGGGCCCGGTCGCAACGCCGGCACCTGGTGCTGCCGGAGGGCGCCGACGAGCGGATCCTGCGCGCGGCGGAGATCCTGCTCCGTCGGGGGGTGGTCGAGCTGACCCTGCTCGGCCGGCCGGACGACATCGCCCGGCGTACCCGTGAGCTGGGCATCGACCTCGGCGACGCGCACCTGGTCGACCCGGTCACCAGCGCGTGGCGGGACGACTTCGCGGCCGAGTACGCCCAACTGCGCGCCCACCGGGGCGTCACCGCCGAGTTGGCGCACGACATCGTCGCCCAACCCAACTACTTCGGCACCCTGATGGTGTCCACCGGGCGGGCCGACGGCATGGTGTCCGGCGCGACGCAAACCACCGCCGCCACCATCCGACCGGCGTTCGAGATCATCCGAACCCTGCCGGAGGTCTCGGTGGCCTCCAGCGTCTTCTTCATGCTGCTCGCCGACCGGGTGCTGGTCTACGGCGACTGCGCGGTCAACCGCGACCCGGACGCCGCCCAGCTCGCCGACATCGCGATCTCGTCCGCCGACACCGCCGCCCGGTTCGGCATCGAGCCCCGGGTGGCGATGCTGTCGTACTCCACCGGCAGCTCCGGGGCCGGCGCGGACGTGGAGAAGGTCGCCGCGGCCACCGCGCTGGTCCGGGAGCGCCGGCCAGACCTGCTGGTCGAGGGTCCGATCCAGTACGACGCGGCGATCGACCCGGCGGTGGCGGCGACCAAGCTGCCGGGCAGCCCGGTCGCCGGCCGGGCCACGGTCTTCATCTTTCCGGACCTGAACACGGGCAACAACACGTACAAGGCGGTGCAGCGCTCCGCCGGGGCGGTCGCCGTCGGCCCGGTGATGCAGGGCCTGCGCCGGCCGGTGAACGACCTGTCCCGGGGCGCAACCGTGCCGGACATCGTCAACACGGTGGCGATCACCGCCATCCAGGCGGCCACCGAGGAGGCCTCGTGA
- a CDS encoding ABC transporter permease: MNLVRAELLKIRTTNTWWIFALISLPLWALTLLINWLQADALTSNAVTDLSSEQAAQFEAAASPDALSSNLFTTGQFFGLLIVMLLGIIVVTSEFFHQTVTTTFLTTPHRTAVMSAKLAAASVLALLFWLVTTAFNLIAGAAVLNAVGVGSQLGNDAAWRAIGLNLLAYLLWAVFGVGIGVLIRSQIGATVTGILLYLGGSIGAIVVISILAARWGDWINNLQLLVPSLASSLMVTGADIPGNPPRWAGAVVLIGYAVITGLVGTLLMRRRDIS; this comes from the coding sequence ATGAACCTGGTCCGAGCCGAACTGCTCAAGATCCGTACCACCAACACCTGGTGGATCTTCGCGCTCATCAGCCTGCCACTCTGGGCGCTCACCCTGCTCATCAACTGGTTGCAGGCCGATGCCCTGACCAGCAACGCCGTCACGGACCTGTCGTCCGAGCAGGCGGCCCAGTTCGAGGCCGCGGCCAGTCCGGACGCGCTCTCGTCGAACCTGTTCACCACCGGGCAGTTCTTCGGCCTGCTGATCGTGATGCTGCTCGGCATCATCGTGGTGACCAGCGAGTTCTTCCACCAGACGGTGACCACCACGTTCCTCACCACGCCGCACCGCACCGCGGTGATGAGCGCCAAGCTGGCCGCGGCGAGTGTGCTGGCGCTGCTGTTCTGGCTGGTCACCACCGCGTTCAACCTGATCGCCGGTGCGGCGGTGCTGAACGCGGTCGGGGTGGGCTCGCAACTGGGCAACGACGCGGCCTGGCGGGCGATCGGGTTGAACCTGCTCGCGTACCTGCTCTGGGCCGTGTTCGGCGTCGGCATCGGGGTGCTGATCCGCAGCCAGATCGGCGCCACCGTGACCGGCATCCTGCTCTACCTGGGTGGCTCGATCGGCGCCATCGTGGTGATCAGCATCCTGGCCGCCCGGTGGGGAGACTGGATCAACAACCTGCAACTGCTGGTGCCGTCGCTCGCCTCGTCGCTGATGGTCACCGGGGCGGACATCCCCGGCAACCCGCCGCGCTGGGCGGGCGCCGTCGTGCTGATCGGGTACGCGGTGATCACCGGCCTGGTCGGCACCCTGCTGATGCGCCGGCGCGACATCTCCTGA
- a CDS encoding multifunctional oxoglutarate decarboxylase/oxoglutarate dehydrogenase thiamine pyrophosphate-binding subunit/dihydrolipoyllysine-residue succinyltransferase subunit, with amino-acid sequence MSTQQTSQDNPLAGFGPNEWIVEDMYQRYLADPTSVDSAWHDFFADYRPAPGAATPRGGESAGTPAATPEPDGQPEAAASVSQPSAATKPAAASKPAASQPAPAKPAAAAPAPAKAAAPAKAAPAKPAAKAAAPSAEGPQTTPLRGVAAKIVQNMDASLSVPTATSVRAVPAKLLVDNRIVINNHLARGRGGKVSFTHLVGYAMVRALVQHPEMNNSFAEANGKPAVVRPAHVNLGIAIDLTKPDGTRNLVVPSIKGCEQMDFRQFWQAYEDVVRRARRNELTMEDYSGTTISLTNPGGIGTVHSMPRLMQGQSAIIGVGAMEYPAPYQGMSEATLAELAVSKIITLTSTYDHRIIQGAQSGEFLKVMHELILGEHGFYDEIFTSLRIPYEPVRWVRDVAVNSEGQINKTARVHELIHAYRVRGHLMADTDPLEFKIRKHPDLDVLQHGLTLWDLDREFPVNGFAGRQRMKLREILGVLRDSYCRRVGIEYMHIQDPEERRWIQERIERKYEKPSPDEQKHVLNRLNAAEAFETFLQTKYVGQKRFSLEGGESLIPLLGEVLESSAESGLDEVVIGMAHRGRLNVLANIVGKPYEKIFSEFEGHLDPRSTQGSGDVKYHLGQNGKFTTPDGGHAVKVSVVANPSHLEAVDPVLEGIVRAKQDRIDLKLEGYTVLPLAVHGDAAFAGQGVVAETLNLSQLRGYRTGGTVHVVVNNQVGFTTAPEYSRSSLYSTDVARMIQAPIFHVNGDDPEAVVRVARLAFEYRQAFNKDVVIDMVCYRRRGHNEGDDPSMSNPQMYKIIDSKRSVRKLYTEELIGRGDITVEDAEELLRDYQSQLERVFKATRDAASAPRQLNRPRREEEPEPQVDTATDAAVVKAIGEAHINLPEGFTPHKRIQQLLDRRAKMSVEGNIDWGFGEIIALGALLHDGVTVRLAGQDSRRGTFVQRHASVVDARTGDDYLPLKSLTGDGERSRFFVHDSLLSEYAAMGFEYGYSVENINALVAWEAQFGDFVNGAQSVIDEFISSGEVKWGQRSAVTLLLPHGHEGQGPDHTSGRPERFLQMCAEDNMRVAIPTTPANYFHLLRRQALSPKRKPLVVFTPKSLLRHKLCVSSVEDFTTGTFQPVLRDTAAPAPEAVKRVLLCSGKIYYDLFQARQERGVTDTAIIRIEQLYPLAVEEIRAALAQYPNAEDFAWVQEEPANQGAWSFVALNLLEHLTDVRLRRISRPAAAAPAVGSAKTHEVEQNALIEAALPRP; translated from the coding sequence GTGTCGACCCAGCAGACTTCGCAGGATAACCCACTGGCGGGTTTCGGCCCGAACGAGTGGATCGTCGAGGACATGTACCAGCGCTACCTCGCCGACCCAACGAGTGTCGATTCGGCCTGGCACGACTTCTTCGCCGACTACCGACCGGCGCCGGGCGCCGCCACCCCACGCGGCGGTGAGTCGGCGGGCACGCCGGCCGCAACGCCGGAGCCGGACGGCCAGCCGGAGGCGGCCGCCTCGGTCAGCCAGCCCAGCGCCGCGACGAAGCCGGCGGCAGCCAGCAAGCCGGCCGCCTCGCAGCCGGCACCGGCCAAGCCCGCCGCCGCGGCACCCGCCCCGGCGAAGGCCGCCGCGCCGGCGAAGGCCGCCCCGGCCAAGCCGGCCGCGAAGGCTGCCGCGCCGAGCGCCGAGGGCCCGCAGACCACCCCGCTGCGCGGGGTCGCCGCGAAGATCGTCCAGAACATGGACGCCTCGCTGAGCGTGCCCACCGCGACCAGCGTCCGCGCGGTCCCGGCCAAGCTGCTGGTGGACAACCGCATCGTGATCAACAACCACCTCGCCCGCGGGCGCGGTGGCAAGGTCAGCTTCACCCACCTGGTCGGCTACGCGATGGTCCGGGCGCTGGTCCAGCACCCGGAGATGAACAACTCCTTCGCCGAGGCCAACGGCAAGCCCGCCGTGGTCCGCCCGGCGCACGTCAACCTCGGCATCGCGATCGACCTGACCAAGCCGGACGGCACCCGCAACCTGGTGGTCCCCTCCATCAAGGGCTGCGAGCAGATGGACTTCCGGCAGTTCTGGCAGGCGTACGAGGACGTGGTCCGGCGGGCGCGGCGCAACGAGCTGACCATGGAGGACTACTCCGGCACCACGATCTCGCTGACCAACCCGGGCGGCATCGGCACCGTGCACTCGATGCCGCGGCTGATGCAGGGGCAGAGCGCGATCATCGGCGTCGGCGCGATGGAGTACCCGGCCCCCTACCAGGGCATGTCCGAGGCCACCCTGGCCGAGCTGGCGGTCAGCAAGATCATCACGCTGACCAGCACGTACGACCACCGGATCATCCAGGGCGCGCAGTCCGGCGAGTTCCTCAAGGTGATGCACGAGCTGATCCTGGGCGAGCACGGCTTCTACGACGAGATCTTCACCTCGCTGCGGATCCCGTACGAGCCGGTCCGCTGGGTACGCGACGTCGCGGTCAACTCCGAGGGCCAGATCAACAAGACCGCGCGGGTGCACGAGCTGATCCACGCCTACCGGGTGCGCGGGCACCTGATGGCCGACACCGACCCGCTCGAGTTCAAGATCCGCAAGCACCCCGACCTGGACGTCCTCCAGCACGGGCTGACCCTGTGGGACCTCGACCGCGAGTTCCCGGTGAACGGCTTCGCCGGCCGGCAGCGGATGAAGCTGCGCGAGATCCTCGGCGTGCTGCGCGACTCGTACTGCCGCCGCGTCGGCATCGAGTACATGCACATCCAGGACCCGGAGGAGCGGCGCTGGATCCAGGAGCGGATCGAGCGCAAGTACGAGAAGCCCTCCCCGGACGAGCAGAAGCACGTGCTCAACCGGCTCAACGCCGCCGAGGCGTTCGAGACCTTCCTGCAGACCAAGTACGTCGGCCAGAAGCGCTTCTCGCTGGAGGGTGGCGAGTCGCTGATCCCGCTGCTCGGCGAGGTGCTGGAGTCCTCCGCCGAGAGCGGGCTGGACGAGGTCGTCATCGGCATGGCCCACCGGGGTCGGCTCAACGTGCTGGCCAACATCGTCGGCAAGCCGTACGAGAAGATTTTCTCCGAGTTCGAGGGGCACCTGGACCCGCGCTCGACGCAGGGCTCCGGCGACGTGAAGTACCACCTCGGCCAGAACGGCAAGTTCACCACCCCCGACGGCGGCCACGCGGTCAAGGTGTCCGTGGTGGCCAACCCGTCACACCTGGAGGCCGTCGACCCGGTGCTGGAGGGCATCGTCCGGGCCAAGCAGGACCGGATCGACCTCAAGCTGGAGGGCTACACCGTGCTGCCGCTGGCGGTGCACGGTGACGCCGCGTTCGCCGGGCAGGGCGTGGTCGCCGAGACGCTCAACCTGTCGCAGCTGCGCGGCTACCGCACCGGCGGCACCGTGCACGTGGTGGTCAACAACCAGGTCGGCTTCACCACCGCCCCGGAGTACAGCCGGTCCAGCCTCTACAGCACCGACGTGGCCCGGATGATCCAGGCGCCGATCTTCCACGTCAACGGCGACGACCCGGAGGCCGTGGTCCGGGTAGCCCGGCTGGCCTTCGAGTACCGGCAGGCGTTCAACAAGGACGTCGTGATCGACATGGTCTGCTACCGCCGGCGCGGGCACAACGAGGGCGACGACCCGTCGATGTCCAACCCCCAGATGTACAAGATCATTGATTCCAAGCGCTCGGTCCGCAAGCTCTACACCGAGGAGCTGATCGGTCGCGGCGACATCACCGTGGAGGACGCGGAGGAGCTGCTACGCGACTACCAGTCGCAGCTGGAGCGGGTCTTCAAGGCCACTCGGGATGCCGCCTCGGCGCCGCGCCAGCTCAACCGGCCGCGCCGCGAGGAGGAGCCGGAGCCGCAGGTCGACACCGCCACCGACGCCGCCGTGGTGAAGGCGATCGGCGAGGCGCACATCAACCTGCCGGAGGGATTCACCCCGCACAAGCGGATCCAGCAACTGCTCGACCGGCGGGCCAAGATGTCCGTCGAGGGCAACATCGACTGGGGCTTCGGCGAGATCATCGCGCTCGGGGCGCTGCTGCACGACGGGGTCACCGTCCGGCTGGCCGGTCAGGACTCCCGCCGCGGCACCTTCGTCCAGCGGCACGCCTCGGTGGTCGACGCCCGTACCGGCGACGACTACCTGCCGCTGAAGTCACTCACCGGCGACGGCGAGCGCTCCCGGTTCTTCGTGCACGACTCGCTGCTCAGCGAGTACGCCGCGATGGGCTTCGAGTACGGCTACTCGGTGGAGAACATCAACGCGCTGGTCGCCTGGGAGGCCCAGTTCGGTGACTTCGTCAACGGCGCCCAGTCCGTGATCGACGAGTTCATCTCCTCCGGTGAGGTGAAGTGGGGTCAGCGCTCGGCGGTCACCCTGCTGCTGCCGCACGGCCACGAGGGTCAGGGCCCGGACCACACCTCCGGCCGCCCGGAGCGGTTCCTGCAGATGTGCGCCGAGGACAACATGCGGGTCGCCATCCCGACCACCCCGGCGAACTACTTCCACCTGCTGCGCCGCCAGGCCCTGTCGCCGAAGCGCAAGCCGCTGGTGGTCTTCACGCCGAAGTCGCTGCTGCGGCACAAGCTCTGCGTCTCGTCGGTGGAGGACTTCACCACCGGCACCTTCCAGCCGGTGCTGCGCGACACGGCCGCCCCGGCGCCGGAGGCGGTGAAGCGGGTGCTGCTCTGCTCGGGCAAGATCTACTACGACCTGTTCCAGGCCCGGCAGGAGCGCGGCGTCACCGACACCGCGATCATCCGGATCGAGCAGCTGTACCCGCTGGCGGTGGAGGAGATCCGGGCCGCCCTGGCGCAGTACCCGAACGCGGAGGACTTCGCCTGGGTGCAGGAGGAGCCGGCCAACCAGGGCGCCTGGTCGTTCGTCGCGCTCAACCTCCTGGAGCACCTCACGGACGTTCGGCTGCGGCGGATCTCCCGCCCGGCCGCGGCCGCCCCGGCGGTCGGCTCGGCCAAGACGCACGAGGTCGAGCAGAACGCCCTGATCGAGGCGGCACTCCCCCGCCCCTGA
- a CDS encoding GNAT family N-acetyltransferase — MAVLHAAGAPLTTSGYTLLIADDPTQVAAAQRLRHEVFATELGATLRPGEAGLDVDPFDAHCDHLIVRQESTGEVVGTYRLLPPGRTNRRYAEDEFDLGALDPLRDDLVEAGRSCVHPDHRSGAVINLMWAGITRYLHLRGSRWLGGCASVPVADGGRAVAEVWAQARARHLAPPPLRVRPLRPWFAESAVAAGPVAASDPAGRAAVPPLLRGYLRLGAWICGEPSYDPDFGVADFYVLFSLDRMNPRYLRHFLGGEER, encoded by the coding sequence ATGGCCGTTCTGCATGCCGCTGGCGCACCCCTAACGACCAGCGGATACACCCTGCTGATCGCCGACGACCCGACCCAGGTCGCGGCCGCGCAACGCCTGCGTCACGAGGTGTTCGCCACCGAGCTCGGCGCCACCCTCCGCCCTGGCGAGGCCGGGCTGGACGTGGACCCCTTCGACGCACACTGTGACCACCTGATCGTCCGCCAGGAGAGCACCGGCGAGGTGGTCGGTACGTACCGGCTGCTGCCGCCCGGCCGCACCAACCGGCGGTACGCCGAGGACGAGTTCGACCTCGGCGCGCTCGACCCGCTCCGCGACGACCTGGTCGAGGCGGGCCGCTCCTGCGTGCACCCGGATCACCGCTCGGGCGCGGTGATCAACCTGATGTGGGCCGGCATCACCCGGTACCTGCACCTGCGCGGCTCACGCTGGCTCGGCGGCTGCGCCTCCGTGCCGGTGGCCGACGGCGGCCGGGCGGTGGCCGAGGTGTGGGCGCAGGCCCGGGCCCGGCACCTGGCGCCGCCTCCGCTGCGGGTCCGCCCGCTGCGGCCGTGGTTCGCGGAGTCGGCCGTCGCCGCCGGCCCGGTGGCCGCCTCCGATCCGGCCGGCCGCGCCGCGGTGCCGCCGCTGTTGCGTGGCTACCTCCGGCTCGGCGCGTGGATCTGCGGCGAGCCGTCGTACGACCCCGACTTCGGGGTCGCGGACTTCTACGTGCTGTTCTCGCTGGACCGGATGAACCCGCGCTACCTGCGGCACTTCCTGGGCGGGGAGGAGCGGTGA
- a CDS encoding ABC transporter ATP-binding protein: MTDGQRSPTNDDQIVVSGLTKQYKNVRAVNNLSFTVAPGRVTGFLGPNGAGKTTTLRMLLNLVTPTAGTATISGQRYADLSDPLRHVGAILEASSAHKGRTGINHLRVICAAAGLPKQRADEALALVGLTPAAKRKFKGYSLGMKQRLGIAAAMLGDPRVLILDEPANGLDPEGIRWMRGFLKNLAHEGRTVLVSSHLLSEMQLLADDVVIIAAGQLVRQGPVDQVLGSMAQSALVRVRTPHVEALTAALKAQSATVDTDEHGVLLVGGVDAPTIGRAALAAGVELHELTTERPDLERVFLELTAGKAGIR; encoded by the coding sequence ATGACTGACGGGCAGCGAAGCCCCACCAACGACGATCAGATCGTGGTGTCCGGTCTGACGAAGCAGTACAAGAACGTCCGGGCGGTGAACAACCTGTCCTTCACCGTGGCGCCGGGGCGGGTGACCGGCTTCCTCGGCCCGAACGGTGCCGGCAAGACCACCACGCTGCGCATGCTGCTGAATCTGGTCACGCCGACTGCCGGTACGGCCACCATCAGCGGCCAGCGGTACGCCGACCTCTCCGACCCGTTGCGGCACGTCGGCGCGATCCTGGAGGCGTCCAGCGCGCACAAGGGCCGCACCGGCATCAACCACCTGCGGGTGATCTGCGCGGCGGCCGGTCTGCCCAAGCAGCGGGCCGACGAGGCGCTCGCCCTGGTCGGGTTGACCCCGGCGGCGAAGCGCAAGTTCAAGGGCTACTCGCTGGGCATGAAGCAGCGGCTCGGGATCGCCGCCGCGATGCTCGGCGACCCCCGGGTGCTGATCCTGGACGAGCCGGCCAACGGGCTCGACCCGGAGGGCATCCGGTGGATGCGGGGATTCCTCAAGAACCTCGCCCACGAGGGCCGGACAGTGCTGGTCTCCAGCCACCTGCTGTCGGAGATGCAGTTGCTCGCCGACGACGTGGTGATCATCGCGGCGGGGCAGCTGGTCCGGCAGGGGCCGGTCGACCAGGTCCTCGGGTCGATGGCACAGAGCGCCCTGGTCCGGGTCCGCACCCCGCACGTCGAGGCGCTGACCGCCGCGCTGAAGGCGCAGTCGGCCACCGTCGACACCGACGAGCACGGCGTCCTCCTGGTCGGCGGGGTGGACGCTCCGACGATCGGCCGCGCCGCCCTGGCCGCTGGGGTCGAGCTGCACGAACTGACCACCGAACGGCCCGACCTGGAACGGGTCTTCCTGGAGCTGACGGCCGGAAAGGCGGGCATCCGATGA